One Pseudomonadota bacterium DNA window includes the following coding sequences:
- a CDS encoding ATP-dependent DNA helicase PcrA yields the protein MNQVNPFNHEKLVAGLNPVQCEAVINDRGPLLILAGAGSGKTRVIVHRIAYLIEVKGVAPQEIMAVTFTNKAAQEMRERVRALIGPVAERMWISTFHSTCARILREHGGRLGFSDRFTIYADKEQVALLKEVGRKLNLSPTMFPTEGLRSIIDDAKNRGVGPEEYAREVRHSHNPKLLRVAEVYQLYQESLLANDALDFGDLIFHTTLLLGAHADLLEHYRERFQYILVDEYQDTNEVQYRLVSLLAEPRRNLCVVGDDDQSIYSWRGAQIKNILDFEADYPEARVIRLEENYRSTATILQAAKQVIAGNQKRKGKDLWTKNSSGEPISLYLAANEGDECSYVVKRISGSVREPGAFAIFYRTNAQSRIFEEGLSRKGIPYAIIGGTKFYDRAEVRDLLAYLKAVNNERDSLSLLRILNVPGRGVGKVSIEHLQAFAEARQLSLWEALEGLEEETPLRGQAQTALLSLRDLILTWRREHEACKPSQLCARIIAEIGFADWLKKDSDPIQAEARGENVAELLNAIELWEHEQEHPTLAGYLENVALVNDDQLVAENASRVTLMTIHRAKGLEFDEVFLVGMEEGLFPGRRSYERPELLEEERRLCYVGMTRARRKLHLSACRMRRLYGQTVDNRPSRFMLDIPLELLRREDRGLKGAGWAPESKLSRNMASALPADAPIRRRPAPARAPETGKVESRGGPVSFPPGTRVEHAVFGPGVVAGVKGSGAETKLDIVFRDQGRKVLLLKYASLKRVD from the coding sequence ATGAACCAAGTTAACCCCTTTAACCATGAAAAGCTTGTGGCCGGACTTAATCCGGTGCAGTGCGAAGCGGTGATCAACGATCGCGGTCCGCTGTTGATTCTGGCCGGCGCCGGTAGTGGCAAGACGCGGGTGATCGTTCATAGAATCGCCTATCTGATTGAAGTTAAGGGCGTCGCTCCGCAGGAGATCATGGCGGTCACCTTTACCAATAAGGCCGCGCAGGAGATGCGCGAGCGGGTGCGAGCGCTGATTGGTCCGGTAGCCGAACGCATGTGGATTTCAACCTTTCATTCAACTTGCGCCAGGATTTTGCGTGAACACGGTGGCCGTCTGGGTTTTTCCGATAGGTTTACGATCTATGCCGATAAGGAACAGGTGGCCTTGCTCAAGGAGGTGGGCCGCAAGCTCAATCTTTCGCCGACCATGTTTCCGACCGAGGGGTTGCGCTCAATTATTGATGACGCCAAGAATCGCGGCGTCGGGCCCGAAGAATATGCCCGTGAAGTGCGCCACTCACATAATCCCAAGCTTCTGCGGGTCGCGGAGGTTTATCAGCTCTACCAGGAGAGTCTGCTGGCCAATGACGCGCTTGATTTCGGTGATCTGATTTTTCATACAACCCTGCTTCTGGGGGCGCATGCCGATCTGCTTGAACACTATCGTGAGCGATTTCAATATATTCTGGTGGATGAATATCAGGATACCAATGAGGTGCAGTACCGGCTTGTCAGCCTGCTGGCCGAACCTCGGCGTAATCTCTGTGTGGTTGGCGATGACGATCAGTCGATTTACAGCTGGCGTGGGGCCCAAATCAAAAATATTCTCGATTTTGAAGCGGATTATCCGGAGGCCCGGGTTATTCGTCTGGAAGAAAATTACCGCTCGACCGCAACCATTCTTCAGGCCGCTAAGCAGGTTATTGCCGGCAATCAGAAACGCAAAGGCAAGGATCTGTGGACCAAAAACAGCTCGGGTGAGCCGATTTCTCTCTATCTTGCCGCCAATGAGGGTGATGAATGCAGTTATGTGGTGAAGCGCATTTCCGGCTCGGTGCGGGAACCCGGAGCTTTTGCGATTTTTTATCGGACCAACGCCCAATCCCGGATTTTTGAAGAGGGTCTCAGTCGCAAGGGCATTCCGTATGCAATTATCGGCGGGACTAAATTCTATGACCGGGCCGAGGTGCGGGATCTGCTGGCTTATCTCAAGGCGGTTAACAATGAACGTGACAGCCTCAGTCTGTTACGGATTCTGAATGTTCCCGGGCGCGGCGTCGGCAAGGTTTCGATTGAGCATTTGCAAGCCTTCGCGGAGGCCCGCCAGCTCAGTCTCTGGGAGGCGCTGGAAGGTCTGGAGGAGGAGACTCCGCTGCGCGGACAAGCACAAACCGCATTGCTGTCCCTGCGGGATCTGATTCTTACCTGGCGGCGCGAACATGAGGCCTGCAAGCCGAGCCAGCTGTGCGCCAGAATCATTGCGGAGATTGGTTTTGCCGATTGGCTCAAGAAGGATAGCGATCCGATTCAGGCGGAGGCCCGTGGTGAGAATGTGGCCGAATTGTTGAACGCCATTGAGCTCTGGGAACATGAGCAGGAACATCCGACCCTGGCGGGCTATCTTGAAAATGTGGCTCTGGTTAACGATGATCAGTTGGTGGCGGAAAATGCCTCAAGGGTTACCCTGATGACCATTCATCGGGCCAAGGGACTTGAATTCGATGAAGTTTTTCTGGTCGGAATGGAGGAAGGGCTGTTTCCCGGGCGCCGCAGTTACGAACGTCCCGAGTTGCTGGAAGAAGAGCGGCGGCTTTGTTATGTCGGCATGACCCGGGCGCGGCGGAAACTTCATCTCTCCGCTTGTCGAATGCGGCGGTTGTATGGGCAAACGGTTGATAACCGTCCCTCGCGTTTCATGCTTGACATCCCCCTGGAACTGCTGCGTCGCGAAGATCGTGGACTCAAGGGAGCGGGTTGGGCTCCGGAATCGAAGCTTTCCCGGAACATGGCTTCAGCTTTGCCGGCGGACGCTCCGATTCGTCGGCGCCCCGCTCCGGCGCGGGCGCCGGAAACAGGAAAGGTCGAAAGCCGGGGCGGGCCGGTTTCTTTTCCCCCTGGGACTCGAGTGGAACACGCGGTCTTTGGTCCCGGAGTGGTTGCCGGAGTCAAGGGTTCGGGAGCGGAGACCAAACTCGATATTGTTTTCAGGGATCAAGGGCGCAAGGTGTTGCTGCTTAAATATGCTTCGCTCAAGAGGGTCGATTAG
- a CDS encoding signal recognition particle protein, producing the protein MFESLSDKLDGTFKKLRGQGRLTEGNVKDALREVRLTLLEADVNFLVVKQFVKAVRDRAMGGEVLESLTPAQQFVKVVNEEMIALMGGNASGLNLKVAPPAVIMMVGLQGSGKTTSSGKLALSLKKQKRRPLLVSVDVYRPAAIDQLQSLGRQIEVPVYLTDANEDPVKISRKAVEAARQQGYDTVIIDTAGRLQIDAKLMAELEKIKAAVVAHEILLVADAMTGQEAVNIAKTFNDALDISGVVLTKLDGDARGGAALSIKAVTGKPIKFVGEGEKLSALDVFHPDRMASRILGMGDMLTLIEKAQESVDQKKAEELARKLRKNEFSLDDFRSQLKQIKKLGSIGGIMKMIPGMGRLKDKLGDEAINEKEMVVIEAIINSMTDKERRDHRIINGSRRKRIAQGSGTTVQDVNRLLKNFLEMKKMMKQFKKMGPKGLKRIMGQLGV; encoded by the coding sequence ATGTTTGAGTCGCTTTCCGACAAGCTGGACGGGACGTTTAAAAAGCTGCGCGGCCAGGGGCGTCTGACCGAAGGTAATGTCAAGGATGCCCTGCGTGAAGTGCGCCTGACCTTGCTTGAGGCGGATGTTAATTTCCTGGTTGTCAAACAGTTTGTCAAAGCCGTTCGCGATCGGGCGATGGGCGGTGAAGTCCTGGAAAGTCTGACTCCGGCGCAGCAGTTTGTCAAGGTCGTCAATGAAGAGATGATTGCCCTGATGGGTGGTAATGCCTCCGGCTTAAACCTTAAGGTCGCTCCACCGGCAGTGATCATGATGGTCGGGCTTCAGGGTTCGGGTAAAACCACTTCTTCAGGGAAACTGGCCCTTTCCCTGAAGAAACAGAAACGTCGTCCTCTGTTAGTGTCGGTCGATGTTTACCGGCCGGCGGCGATTGACCAACTACAGAGTCTGGGGCGTCAGATCGAGGTTCCGGTTTATCTTACTGATGCGAATGAGGATCCGGTCAAGATCAGTCGTAAGGCGGTCGAGGCGGCCCGGCAGCAGGGTTATGATACGGTTATTATTGATACCGCCGGTCGCTTGCAGATTGATGCGAAACTGATGGCTGAGCTGGAGAAAATCAAGGCGGCGGTTGTGGCCCACGAGATTCTTCTGGTGGCCGACGCGATGACCGGTCAGGAAGCCGTCAATATCGCTAAAACCTTTAATGACGCCCTTGATATCAGTGGCGTTGTCCTGACTAAGCTGGATGGTGACGCCCGGGGTGGGGCGGCCTTGTCGATCAAGGCGGTTACCGGCAAACCGATAAAATTTGTCGGCGAAGGAGAAAAACTCAGCGCCCTCGATGTTTTTCATCCGGATCGCATGGCGTCGCGGATTCTCGGCATGGGTGACATGCTGACCCTGATCGAAAAAGCCCAGGAAAGCGTGGATCAGAAAAAGGCCGAAGAGCTGGCGCGCAAGCTCCGTAAGAATGAATTTTCCCTGGATGATTTTCGTTCCCAGCTGAAGCAGATCAAAAAACTGGGCTCAATCGGCGGGATTATGAAAATGATTCCGGGCATGGGTCGGCTCAAGGATAAACTCGGGGATGAAGCGATCAACGAGAAAGAAATGGTGGTGATTGAGGCGATTATCAATTCAATGACCGACAAGGAGCGCCGTGATCACCGGATTATTAACGGCAGCCGGCGTAAAAGGATTGCCCAGGGCAGCGGGACGACGGTTCAGGATGTTAACCGGTTGCTGAAGAATTTTCTTGAAATGAAGAAGATGATGAAGCAATTCAAGAAGATGGGACCTAAGGGTCTAAAACGGATCATGGGTCAACTTGGCGTTTGA
- a CDS encoding chloride channel protein translates to MNFRSRLVNLVDVLKKRVGLSENYFLIFLAVLVGGLSALGNWGLRSAINFFHEYLFVAGSSWLGVGEGGWKFYLLPLLPMVGGLLLIPLEMVFPGYVCGYGLPKFLKIVNLGRGRLARRNIWLKIVAPAITIGSGGSAGQEGPIAAVGGAIGQMVAGFFSFNQARIRLLVACGVAGGIAATFNAPIAGVFFALEIIMMGDIGLAIFTPVVIASATSVAFTRLLFGRASLLAVPAFALNNFRELFVYMAMGLVIGCLAAFFIRFFYVVHDFFSRLRFPRYLKPALGGLLVGLIGLVFPQVMGDVYEHMGHVFHQPPFWYTALALVFMKILATSICLGSGGAGGLFAPIMFVGLMIGESCGLMACRLLPEVVHAADGYAVVGLGAFLSAMTHAPLTAIFLVYELTGESQAILPAIFATVVGIMVVRSIEPESVDTYGLAREGIHLEDGRELNLLRSIRIGDIMFRGSLETIPETMKLKSLLQFLPRSRKTTYPVVDGKGLLSGILSIQDLRELVYEEGLEELIVAKELARDKVLTVTAGENLDDALRKIGSRNIDYLPVVSEANPRRLVGMVSRQDIISAYNRSLLERELPGA, encoded by the coding sequence ATGAACTTTCGTAGCCGACTTGTCAACCTGGTTGACGTTTTGAAAAAACGCGTAGGCCTTTCGGAGAATTATTTTCTGATTTTCCTCGCGGTGCTGGTTGGCGGGCTGAGTGCCCTGGGTAACTGGGGTCTGCGTTCCGCGATCAATTTTTTTCATGAGTATCTTTTCGTCGCCGGCTCATCCTGGCTGGGAGTTGGAGAGGGAGGCTGGAAGTTTTATCTCTTGCCTCTTCTGCCGATGGTTGGTGGTCTTTTGCTGATTCCTCTGGAAATGGTTTTCCCTGGATATGTCTGCGGCTACGGCCTGCCCAAATTCTTAAAGATAGTCAACCTCGGTCGGGGCCGTCTGGCGCGGCGTAATATTTGGCTCAAGATTGTCGCGCCGGCGATTACTATCGGCAGCGGAGGTTCTGCCGGACAGGAAGGGCCCATCGCGGCGGTCGGCGGTGCTATTGGTCAGATGGTCGCCGGTTTTTTTTCTTTCAATCAGGCCCGGATTCGTTTGCTGGTTGCCTGCGGAGTGGCCGGCGGGATTGCCGCAACGTTCAACGCGCCGATTGCCGGCGTCTTTTTCGCCCTTGAAATTATCATGATGGGCGATATCGGGCTGGCCATCTTTACGCCGGTAGTCATTGCTTCCGCCACCTCGGTGGCTTTTACCCGATTGCTTTTCGGGCGCGCGAGTCTGCTGGCGGTGCCGGCCTTTGCCCTGAATAATTTTCGTGAGCTTTTTGTGTATATGGCGATGGGTCTGGTGATCGGTTGCCTGGCCGCTTTTTTTATCCGTTTTTTTTACGTGGTCCATGATTTTTTTAGCCGGTTGCGTTTTCCCCGTTATCTGAAACCGGCCCTTGGCGGTTTGCTGGTGGGCCTGATCGGCCTTGTTTTTCCGCAGGTCATGGGGGATGTTTATGAACATATGGGTCATGTTTTTCACCAGCCGCCGTTCTGGTACACGGCCCTGGCCCTGGTTTTCATGAAGATTCTGGCGACTTCCATCTGCCTTGGTTCCGGTGGGGCCGGTGGCCTTTTTGCCCCGATCATGTTTGTTGGCTTGATGATCGGGGAGAGCTGCGGTCTGATGGCCTGCCGTCTGTTGCCCGAAGTCGTGCATGCCGCCGACGGTTACGCTGTGGTTGGTCTAGGAGCCTTTCTTTCGGCCATGACGCATGCGCCCTTGACAGCGATCTTTCTGGTCTATGAACTGACCGGTGAATCGCAGGCCATCCTGCCGGCTATTTTTGCTACGGTGGTCGGGATCATGGTGGTCCGCAGTATTGAACCGGAAAGTGTCGATACTTATGGCCTGGCCCGGGAAGGGATTCATCTGGAAGATGGTCGCGAACTCAACCTGCTGCGTTCGATCAGAATCGGCGACATCATGTTCCGCGGTTCGCTGGAAACCATCCCCGAGACCATGAAATTAAAATCCCTGCTCCAGTTTCTCCCGCGTTCACGCAAAACCACCTACCCCGTGGTGGACGGTAAGGGCCTGTTAAGCGGTATCCTCAGTATTCAGGATTTGCGGGAACTGGTGTACGAGGAAGGCCTTGAAGAGCTGATTGTTGCCAAAGAACTGGCCCGGGATAAGGTGCTGACGGTCACGGCCGGGGAAAATCTCGATGATGCCTTGCGAAAGATCGGATCCCGCAATATCGATTATCTTCCCGTGGTGTCTGAAGCTAATCCGCGCCGTCTGGTCGGCATGGTCTCGCGCCAGGATATTATCTCTGCCTATAATCGCAGCCTGCTGGAGCGTGAATTGCCGGGGGCCTGA
- the rimM gene encoding 16S rRNA processing protein RimM yields the protein MNDPWVVLGEIVKTHGLRGEVKVRSEIENPENFLLAGLFLRSPEGSLNEIQVLTWRFQKNAYLLKIAGLESVGQAQKLIGSELVCRGSRLPPPAEDEFYHFQLIGLDVLDSQDQPLGRLAEIMQTGAHDVYVVKSANNGAVNSSDELLLPGVSDYILAIDFERGCIVVDPSGGKGKPVESEITADDC from the coding sequence ATGAACGATCCCTGGGTGGTTTTGGGAGAAATCGTCAAAACGCATGGGCTGCGCGGTGAAGTAAAGGTTCGTTCCGAGATCGAAAACCCGGAAAATTTTCTTCTGGCGGGTCTTTTTTTGCGCTCTCCGGAAGGTTCCCTGAATGAAATTCAGGTGCTTACCTGGCGTTTTCAGAAAAATGCTTATTTGTTGAAAATTGCCGGACTGGAGTCGGTTGGGCAGGCCCAGAAACTGATAGGCTCGGAACTTGTTTGTCGAGGTAGCCGTTTGCCGCCTCCGGCGGAGGATGAGTTTTATCATTTTCAACTTATCGGGCTGGACGTACTCGATAGTCAAGATCAACCCCTGGGGCGCCTGGCAGAGATCATGCAGACCGGGGCTCATGATGTTTACGTGGTAAAAAGCGCGAACAACGGGGCCGTGAACAGTTCTGACGAGTTACTGTTGCCAGGGGTTTCCGACTATATCCTTGCCATTGATTTTGAGCGAGGTTGTATCGTGGTCGATCCCAGCGGTGGCAAAGGTAAGCCGGTCGAGTCGGAGATCACGGCCGATGATTGTTGA
- the trmD gene encoding tRNA (guanosine(37)-N1)-methyltransferase TrmD — MIVDVVTIFPGMFTSPFAESIMFRARNQGLFELNVHDLRDYCHDRHRVVDDYPYGGGAGMVMRPEPVVAALQALKRIDLAAEVLLPSPSGEPFSQALAQELSAMDQIVIFCPHYEGVDERVTTWVDREISLGDYILTGGELPAMVMIDAVVRLLPGVLGSAASLKEESFSPLLEYPHYTRPAEFAGLRVPEILLSGHHARIQEWRRRQALRRTFERRPELLAEAELTSAEVRLIERWRLEEHSGRNVV; from the coding sequence ATGATTGTTGATGTGGTCACGATTTTCCCCGGGATGTTCACCTCTCCCTTTGCCGAGAGTATTATGTTCCGGGCCCGGAATCAGGGCTTGTTTGAACTAAATGTCCACGATCTGAGGGATTATTGTCATGATCGTCATCGGGTCGTTGATGATTATCCTTACGGGGGAGGCGCCGGTATGGTGATGCGCCCCGAACCGGTTGTGGCGGCTCTTCAGGCGCTTAAAAGGATTGACTTGGCGGCAGAGGTTTTGTTGCCTTCCCCGTCAGGAGAGCCTTTCAGCCAGGCCCTGGCCCAGGAACTCAGCGCCATGGACCAGATCGTTATTTTTTGTCCTCATTACGAAGGTGTGGATGAACGGGTGACGACATGGGTGGATCGCGAGATCAGTCTGGGTGATTACATCTTGACCGGGGGCGAGTTGCCGGCCATGGTTATGATTGATGCGGTGGTCAGATTATTGCCCGGAGTTCTGGGGTCGGCCGCCTCTCTTAAGGAGGAAAGCTTTTCGCCTTTGCTTGAGTATCCCCATTATACTCGACCGGCGGAATTTGCCGGGCTGCGAGTGCCGGAAATTCTGCTTTCCGGACATCATGCCCGGATTCAGGAATGGCGACGCCGGCAGGCGCTGCGCCGTACCTTTGAACGTCGCCCAGAGCTTCTGGCCGAAGCGGAATTAACTTCGGCTGAAGTCAGGCTTATTGAGCGGTGGCGTCTGGAGGAACACAGCGGCAGAAACGTTGTTTGA
- a CDS encoding HD domain-containing protein, whose product MKPLAEFLFTAAMLRRTPRSGLQFLGSGRESVAEHVFQTMIVGFVLAKMEAERGVAIDEKKVLQLCLLHDLIESRTGDLNYVNKKYVRVEATGALSDMCRPLFFGGEIEVLVKEFDERQSPEARLSADADQLALMVLLKEELDLGNAYAREWLSVARQRLLTDSGRSLAKALYEGDWAAWWFSKGSNEWWINGKHKNGGGE is encoded by the coding sequence GTGAAGCCTCTGGCCGAATTCCTCTTTACGGCGGCGATGCTGCGGCGGACTCCGCGCAGCGGCCTGCAGTTTCTCGGCAGCGGTCGGGAGAGTGTGGCCGAGCATGTTTTCCAGACGATGATAGTCGGTTTTGTTCTGGCCAAGATGGAAGCGGAAAGGGGCGTGGCAATTGATGAAAAAAAGGTCTTGCAACTTTGTCTGCTGCACGACCTGATTGAGTCTCGCACGGGCGATCTTAATTATGTGAATAAGAAATATGTGCGGGTCGAGGCCACTGGTGCCCTGAGCGACATGTGTCGGCCGCTCTTTTTTGGAGGGGAAATTGAGGTTCTGGTCAAAGAGTTTGACGAGCGCCAAAGTCCCGAGGCCCGGCTGTCCGCGGATGCCGACCAGCTGGCCCTGATGGTGCTTCTCAAGGAGGAACTGGATCTCGGGAATGCTTACGCAAGGGAATGGCTGAGTGTGGCCCGGCAACGGCTGTTGACCGATTCCGGTCGTTCCCTGGCCAAGGCCCTGTATGAGGGTGACTGGGCCGCCTGGTGGTTCAGTAAAGGCAGTAATGAATGGTGGATTAACGGCAAACATAAAAACGGAGGCGGGGAATGA
- a CDS encoding ribonuclease HII, whose amino-acid sequence MTRLGRPQLAGVDEAGRGCLAGPVVAAAVILPAGFAVAGVNDSKKLTPASRERLFRQMVAAGVAIGLGVVSAREIDRINILQASLKAMVLALTSLRQVPDLVVVDGPQSLPLYLPQYPLVRGDSLCLPVAAASIVAKVIRDRQMQYYDCRFPEYGFASHKGYGTRRHRAALTRIGPCWLHRQSFRAKAEVCG is encoded by the coding sequence ATGACTCGTTTGGGGCGGCCGCAACTGGCCGGGGTCGATGAAGCCGGGCGCGGCTGCCTGGCTGGACCGGTGGTTGCCGCCGCCGTCATTCTGCCGGCGGGTTTTGCCGTGGCAGGGGTTAACGATTCAAAGAAATTGACTCCTGCTTCTCGGGAACGACTGTTTCGGCAGATGGTGGCGGCTGGGGTCGCTATCGGACTGGGGGTGGTTTCCGCTCGGGAGATAGATCGAATCAATATCCTCCAGGCTTCCCTGAAAGCGATGGTTCTGGCTCTGACCTCGCTTCGCCAGGTTCCGGATCTGGTGGTCGTTGACGGGCCTCAGTCTTTGCCTCTTTACCTTCCTCAATATCCCTTGGTGCGGGGGGATTCTCTTTGTCTGCCGGTAGCGGCGGCCTCAATTGTCGCCAAAGTCATACGTGATCGTCAGATGCAGTATTATGATTGCCGATTTCCTGAATATGGTTTTGCTTCTCATAAAGGTTACGGCACCCGCCGGCACCGGGCGGCGCTGACCCGGATCGGACCCTGCTGGCTGCATCGTCAAAGTTTCAGAGCCAAAGCGGAAGTTTGTGGATGA
- a CDS encoding branched-chain amino acid ABC transporter substrate-binding protein: MKKKLMVLGLVFFLAVPGGAEIIKIPVASPFTGPLASFGEGVKNGALLKAEEINAGGGINGQKVEIELADELCDPKEAAAVATRFANDQKSAIIIGHLCSSATLAALPIYLEAKLPAITPASTNPVIGKSSPYYFRNVYRDDFQGDFLARYASQVMNFKRVAIFYEVNDYAMGLKDAFFAQARNSGLKVVGAEAYRAETTDFKAQLAKFKLLRPDAIFIPGYAPQATLLISQARNLGLKCAFFGGDGLDDEIMLKNPEAEGLFVTTPFLADRGGSIVKEFVERYRHKFSVEPNWFAANTYDAVGLAAAALAVAGNDREQVRGYLAAINSPEKAYPGVTGATYFDENGDCLKAAFVKIIRNGQWVSAEGQLQ; this comes from the coding sequence ATGAAGAAAAAGCTCATGGTGCTTGGGCTGGTTTTCTTTCTGGCGGTGCCAGGGGGGGCGGAAATCATCAAAATTCCAGTGGCTTCCCCTTTTACCGGGCCGCTGGCATCTTTTGGTGAAGGCGTGAAAAACGGAGCCCTGCTCAAGGCGGAAGAAATCAATGCGGGGGGGGGAATCAATGGGCAAAAGGTAGAGATCGAGCTGGCCGATGAACTTTGCGACCCCAAGGAAGCCGCGGCCGTGGCCACTCGTTTCGCCAATGATCAGAAGAGCGCGATTATCATCGGTCATCTTTGTAGTTCGGCGACCCTGGCGGCGTTGCCGATTTATCTGGAAGCCAAACTGCCGGCGATTACTCCGGCCTCGACCAATCCGGTGATCGGAAAATCCAGCCCTTACTATTTTCGCAACGTTTACAGGGATGATTTTCAGGGGGATTTTCTCGCCCGTTATGCCAGTCAGGTCATGAATTTTAAACGGGTCGCCATTTTTTATGAGGTAAATGATTATGCTATGGGGCTTAAAGACGCTTTTTTTGCCCAAGCCCGAAACAGTGGTCTCAAGGTCGTCGGAGCCGAAGCCTATCGGGCTGAAACCACGGATTTCAAAGCTCAGTTGGCAAAATTCAAACTGCTGCGGCCCGATGCGATCTTTATTCCCGGCTATGCGCCCCAGGCTACCCTGTTGATTTCCCAGGCTCGTAATCTGGGCCTGAAATGCGCTTTTTTTGGAGGCGATGGTCTGGATGATGAAATCATGCTGAAAAATCCCGAGGCTGAGGGTTTGTTTGTGACCACCCCCTTTCTGGCGGATCGCGGCGGAAGCATCGTTAAAGAATTTGTCGAGCGCTATCGTCATAAATTCTCAGTTGAACCGAACTGGTTTGCCGCCAATACCTATGACGCGGTCGGCTTGGCGGCGGCGGCCCTGGCGGTGGCCGGAAACGATCGGGAACAGGTGCGTGGTTATCTGGCCGCGATCAATTCTCCGGAGAAAGCCTACCCGGGGGTTACCGGGGCGACCTATTTCGATGAGAATGGCGATTGTCTGAAGGCCGCTTTTGTCAAAATCATCAGAAACGGTCAATGGGTCAGCGCGGAAGGACAGTTACAGTAG
- a CDS encoding 30S ribosomal protein S16: protein MAVKLRLTRRGAKKKPFYRIVAADSQAPRDGRFLEIVGTYDPHQDPAAIVLHDDKLNYWLEQGAIPTPTVASLIEKGRASAEVSA from the coding sequence ATGGCAGTAAAATTAAGATTGACCCGGAGAGGGGCGAAGAAGAAACCCTTCTACCGGATTGTCGCGGCTGATTCCCAGGCTCCCAGGGATGGTCGTTTTCTCGAAATTGTCGGGACCTATGATCCCCATCAAGACCCGGCGGCGATAGTTTTGCATGATGATAAACTCAATTACTGGCTGGAGCAGGGAGCTATTCCGACGCCCACCGTGGCCAGTTTGATTGAAAAAGGACGAGCCTCTGCAGAGGTCTCCGCTTAG
- a CDS encoding KH domain-containing protein, translating into MYKDLIEYLAKSLVDNPDEVEVREREEDEAVLLELCVNQKDLGKVIGRQGKTARAMRTILGAAAAKEGRRASLEIVE; encoded by the coding sequence ATGTATAAAGATTTGATTGAGTATCTGGCTAAATCCCTGGTTGATAACCCGGATGAGGTTGAGGTCAGGGAGCGGGAAGAAGACGAGGCCGTACTGCTGGAGCTTTGCGTCAATCAGAAAGATCTGGGGAAGGTGATCGGTCGTCAGGGGAAAACCGCCCGGGCCATGCGGACCATTTTAGGCGCGGCGGCCGCCAAGGAAGGCCGCCGCGCCAGCCTTGAGATTGTCGAGTAG
- a CDS encoding YraN family protein has product MTAKDRGGSLGRRGEALAAAFLQKRGLTIVERGFRCRFGEIDLIVRNQELLIFCEVKTRRQGGWTNALEAVSVAKRRRLIKTAGWYLNQNPWDGDLRFDVIAITVARESDKFELEWVENAFPWD; this is encoded by the coding sequence ATGACGGCGAAGGACAGGGGTGGTTCTTTAGGGCGCCGGGGTGAGGCTCTGGCGGCCGCTTTTCTACAGAAGCGCGGCCTGACGATCGTCGAACGAGGATTTCGTTGTCGTTTCGGGGAAATCGATCTGATTGTCCGTAACCAGGAACTTTTAATCTTTTGTGAGGTTAAAACCAGACGTCAGGGTGGCTGGACGAATGCACTGGAAGCCGTTTCCGTCGCCAAGCGGAGACGTTTGATTAAAACTGCGGGCTGGTATCTGAATCAAAACCCTTGGGACGGTGATTTACGTTTTGATGTGATCGCGATTACTGTGGCCCGGGAATCGGATAAATTTGAGTTGGAATGGGTCGAGAACGCTTTTCCCTGGGATTGA
- a CDS encoding 50S ribosomal protein L19: MNAIAQIEQRGMRMDIPPFKAGDTLKVHVKIREGEKQRIQIFQGFVLRRQGESSRETFTVRKVSGGIGVERTFPIHSPMVDKIELVNQGRVRRAKLYFMRNLRGKAARIKTIN, encoded by the coding sequence ATGAATGCAATAGCTCAGATTGAACAGCGTGGTATGAGAATGGACATTCCTCCCTTTAAAGCTGGAGACACTTTGAAGGTGCATGTCAAGATTCGTGAAGGGGAAAAACAGCGGATTCAGATTTTTCAGGGTTTTGTTCTGCGCCGTCAGGGCGAAAGCAGCCGCGAAACCTTTACGGTGCGTAAGGTTTCCGGTGGTATCGGGGTGGAGAGAACCTTCCCGATTCATTCCCCGATGGTCGATAAAATCGAGCTTGTCAATCAGGGACGGGTAAGAAGGGCGAAACTCTATTTTATGCGTAACCTGCGCGGTAAGGCAGCGCGGATCAAGACTATCAACTGA